tgtatatatacacgcacacctagggacaatttggagcgcccaattaacctgccatgcatgtctttggaaatgtgggaggagaccggagtacccggagaagacccacgcgggcacggggagaacatgcaaactccacccaggaaggtccgagcctggactcgaaccggagacctcagaactgagaagcggacgtgctaaccactcgactaccgtgccgcccttaccTTTCTTTTAAAACTCGTAATTCGTTTAAGAATTTGAGGAGCCTTTATAGCAGTAATACCTGAATTTCTGTCATTTTTCTTTCAGACTGGGCCATTCTTCAGGGATCTTTCCTCCTGGCTGAAAAGTTGTGTCTTCCATCATCCCTGAGCTCCCTCCAGAAATGTGACTGGCCCAAGGTGTGCGATCCAGTCCTGGCCGCCGTGAGGGAAATCTGTGGCGAGGAGGCTGTTGTCGGCCATCTCAAAAGCAAGGCTACCTCCTGGAGGAAACAATTAGTTTGTGCTGTGTGGTTGAAGTTGTTGAGCAAGGAACATGGAGAGGATGTGGAAGAGGCATGGAAGGAGAGCCCGTTTTTCCTTATGCAGAACTCCCTCCCAGAAGTCAACTACACTCTCCTGATAGAGTTGCTCAAATCCTTGTCAGCTGTAGACATATTTGCTCATGTTCTACTGTGTCTTCCGCTGCATCAAATGTGTTCTGAGCTGGAGCGGTTGTCGGAGCATTTGAAGAGCAACCCTGTGGGGGACGATGACGTCCACTTTTTTCTTGAGTTGTGGTGGCAACTGTGGAAAGACAGAGATCTGCAGTTCGCAGAGGGACAGGAAAGTATTGAAATTTTGTTTGCAAACCAGTTTGCTCGTCTTACTCCTCAGCCTGCTAGTTTGACTCATCACGCTTCCAAGAGGCTGAAACTGGATTCATCAGTGTTATCGGACAACACTGACGTCCTAGACATTCTCCTTAACACGCTCACAGATATGAAAGATGTCATATCTAAACCGGAGCACTGCTTCAATGCGCTCTCAAATTGTCTTGACGCTCTTTACACAACTTTTCTCATGGATCATTCAGTTGTACTTCCAATCGAAGACAAGGTGGAGTTTCTATCTAAAGCCATGAGCATTAGAGAGAAGAACGGTGACAAGCTGAGTTTGGAGCTTATACAGGAGGCTCAGCGAGACCTCAGAGCCTCTTCCAGTCCATCCCAGTTTCAGGCCAGCAGACTGAGTCTTCGTGAAGCCTTAAAAAGTGTGTCAGAGCTCACCCATTTGTGGCAAAACCGCGACTTGCTGAAAGTGTGTAGCAGCTCCCCTGTCAGCTACGCCGCTTTCAAACTACAGCAAAGTGTCCTCAGAATGCTGGCAACTCTCAAACAAGTCAACATGAcaggagaagaagaagctgCGAAGAATAAGCTCTGCCGTTTACTGGCAGAAATGGCTTTCCCCGTTGTAGAGAGTTTGTCTGAGGTTCGTATGAGTGTTGCCGTGACCATCATCAGTCACCGGCTGCAGGACTTTGACGACGTCGCCGTGTTGTTTGCTAGCGAGAAGAGCTGGGTGGCCTGTGATGAGCAGTGGCTGGAGTGCCTTGAAAAGAACCAAGCGGCCTTCCAGTGGTGCGACGCGCTCACCCAACTGGTCTCCACCCTCACAAGTCAACTCCACGGCGAGAACTTGGCTGTGAGCCGGGGCAGGAGGCTGCTCAAAGTTGTCACGGCCGTCTTCACCGCCCTCTCCTtggaagacaaaaataaaactttggCTGCTGTCCTTAAATCATCCAGCAAGGGCTTCTTCGGATGCTCGGGCAGCTCCGCTCTGGTTGCCAGCTTTGAGCAGGAGCTCAACATGGCTTTCAATTGCATCATCCAGGGAGGAGGCGGGGCTCCGACGGCGGACGGCAACCTCAGCACGGCGGTGTCTTTGGTCGCCAGAGTTGCCTTCCAGAACCCCGAGGCGACTTTGAGATCCTGCTGCCATTCTGCCGTCGTCAATAAAGGGGCGTTCGCTCTCATGAGCAACATCCTGAAGCAGTTGCCCGGACTGGCATGTTGGACGGAAAACAAAGACGAACGCGACGGGAGACGAAATCCAACACGGTTGCTCTGCAGGTGTCTACAGGAAGTCGTAAGCAGCAAAGCACTCTCAGATAATGAAAAGGAACAGTTCGTCAAGTTTGTGGCTCTGTTGATGCTGCCAGTGGCGACAGGTGAAGGAGAAAAAGAAGTCCTTCTGTCACCTCAGGAGCTCGTCAACACTTTCGTTCTGCCTAACCTCACCCTCGCAGGTCAGTGTATTGCATTTAATCTTtcatttgttttctatttttcctATGCCAGATGTCCAATTCATTATATGCTTTATATTCCCTTCAGGCAACAACTCTGTTGATCTCACTTTAAGCCTGCAACTGCTCCATGCTGCCTTATGTGTGGATGCTCAGGAAGTGGCCACCTCGTCCTCAACCCACTGGCTGCTGGATTGCTCACCCTTTCCTTTGCTCTTCGTCTTGGCTCAGATGCACGACCAGGCCCTCAGGTTGATCACATGACTAGTGACTTAATTATTAGTACATACTATACTAGGGGTCCTCAGAACAATTGTTACAATTTTAATGTTGTTACAGACCGTCTACCTCACTTAAAaatctaacagaaaaaaaataaaacaaggtcAAGTAATAGGCACACAAGCGGACAACATTAAGTGCaaatattacattaaaattGTCAGGTAACCATATTAGTTGGGTAGCACTAGATGTGGTGACAGTAAGTTCAGACATAGGATATTAGCAACaaagaaaaaatcaaataaatgggAAAATACAGCACGCATCTTGAAATACAATACTGTACTTGGAGAAGTAGATAGAATAGAATTGTAAAAAAGATGCAGatgaaggttaaaaaaaataaaataaaacagactAAATTAAAGGTTAGAAATATAGGCCAATtccaaactaattaaaattattattaataataattctaataagtaaaacaaaatgaaaatatataattatataaacaataaataaatgcataaataaataagaaaataacaATACCAAATTTAAGTCATTTTCATTGGTTCTTATGTAATGGTCTAATAtcttttgattgcaaattgtgGGTTTTTGTTAGCTATACTGGTagttaacaaaatgttttgtttttaaagcagaGGAATTTTctcgacaataatatgttcatgCAGCCTTACTAGCCATGGTATACTCACTaatactgtgtttttttttttatatgaatagtacagcaaaatccacccctttttatccatctcaggaggcggccattttgtcacttgcaattaattaaaaattacatcacagttgctcaggactcgggtaacgaccaattacagctcacctAATTTCTGAagctgccctgtgattggtcctgagcaactgtgatgtcatttttaattgactgcaagtggcaaaatggccgcctgagatggataaaaattgatggattttgctgcttaatccatattccacaaatgcaatattaatcagaatgctgtgtttagtcGAGTGGGGCACATGCAACATACTGTAAAGGAAAAATCGTGTATTTCACTCTCTGCAGTTATTCTAAatgagtttcactttttgaattgaactactaaaataatacattcaCAATTTCTTAAGATGTTCCTGtataaaattacattatttaaatatttttaccttgctaaagtaatggcatatttaatttttgacaaattgttttttatatattatactatattacaataatataataattaattaatataccgtattttccgcactataaggcgcaccgcattataaggcgcactttcaatgaatgacatattgtaaaactttttccatatataaggcgcaccacattataaggcgcaccgcattataaggcattataaggacaccttcaatgaattacatattttaaaactttttgcatatataaggcgctacagtagagggtggggttacgttatgcatccattagatggtactGCGCTatagggaatgtcaacaaaacagtcagataggtcagtcaaactttagtaataattacaaaccagctttctgacaactccattcactcccaaaatgaataaacagctgttttattattttctctgaggtaaagtattagtattagctagagatccaagatggcgggatcttctgcgcatgcgcgtcaccgattgtgcagggtcaccgatagcgtcttgacaacgagacctgctgcggctcaatattgatccatatataaggcacactggattataaggcgcatggtcagcttttgaaaaattgaaggcttttaggtgtgccttatagtgcggaaaatacggtagtcagTATTTGGTTTAGTTTTCGTGCTTTCTGgagaaaaactaataaaatatcaAGCCATTATTTTAGGACTGTGGCAATATGTAAATTTTTGGTCACATGAAAGGTGTATAATTGGTGTCGGCCCTAAactttgtacctccaaaatagtcACTATTCAGGAGACCCCCAAaacagcatatttttttttcaaacagtaACATTGCATCGTCAAAGAGAACAAGCTATTGTCAGCACTTttaattggtcaataatttgtaaaaatgacagccacacatgtggactgaccaaaaatgtacatttttgaaaaatatgagaTTTACCAAATTGTGTCTTATGAGGTTTCGTCTTCTGAGTTGCTTACCGACATGGACTATCACCATGAAGTGACTCTGAAACGCCTAGTTGTAACGGCTGCTCAattagggaaaaaataataatcacgattattttggcaataattgaaatcacgattattttttggtacaaaactagaaaatgttttcccatttaaaaatactaagatcaatttaaaaacaaaaaatagaaacactataattatgtaagttccttttggaccaaacagaattcataataatataatttacaattatatttatttatttattgtacatttattttatatatatatatatatatatatatatatatatatatatatatatatatatatattaggggtgttaaaaaaatcgattcggcgatacatcgcgatactacatcgcgcgattctcgaatcgattcaataaaaaaaatcgattgtttttttttttttttttttttttttttaagagctcagaattatttattcggtagtcttaccgattcaacgtcttatcatcattgccttttttttttttttttttttttttttttttttttgtgtgtgtgtgaatcgatttttaaacttccatttttaatggaaaaatattcaacaaaacgtctgacttcgggttaggattcacaccttgagcatggaagaatgttatatgaacggaacattaagccttaatattttattttaatgctgttcaaacatgaaacagattacaacctctataagactgaaatttcagataaataaataatacattttcatataaatcttacactctacaagcttgctgattagtattttctaaatttgaatgaaaaaaaatcgcaacaatcgacttataaattcgtatcgggattaatcggtatcgaatcgaatcgtgacctgtgaatcgtgatacgaatcgaatcgtcaggtactaggcaattcacacccctaatgtgtgtgtgtatatatatatatatatatatatatatatatatatatatatatatatatatatatatatatatatatatatatatatatatatatatatatatatttatttctgtagttatttatttaattatttatgttggcaaaacgttggagtgcagcatgtgtacTGTGCATTAGGacaatttttttggtacaaacaattgtttaaatataaaaaatattgagacaaaaaaattctttgaaacactaattatgcaagctcCTTTTgggtaaaataaaattaattaaattagttattttaaaatttaaataagtggcaattttataaatttaaacaactcaaaaattagtattaataatcttttttttttttttttttaaggattatgctgattttgtaattgtgtagtgtaataattgaaattgtaattgaattttgcttaattgcacagccctaccgaGTTGACTCTTGTCTTATTGCTGACTGTTTGTCTCTTGCAAGGTGTTGGGATCAAGCACCCGAGGGTGCTGTCCACCGTTGGTCCATGGAAagcaaagagctgctgaccTCAGTGCTGGTCACCCTGGCACAGGTGGTCAGCGCCCAGGTGGAAGCCGCCCCAAGTCGCTGGTCCAGAGCGCTCTTCTGGCTCCGCGATAAGATGAAGGGACTGGACTGGACGGTTTACTTCCACTTGAAACCCGTGTGGGGTGGACACTTCAAAAACGAAGTTCCCTCGTCTCTCTTGGCAGTGTGTGATCTTCCTGAGCAGGTGGGACTTCTTTTGGAAGTGATGACGTGCCACTCGGCAACCAAATGAACTTCATCTTTCCATCATCTTTAGGATTGGTCGGGTCTGAACCTGCCCCAGTACGGACATGGTACGGGCCTTTTGGCGTGGATGGAGTGCTGCGCGTTGTCCGACGCCCTTCGGTCTACCATGTTGTCTCGTCTGGCTCTGGACCAGCGCCAGTCAGAGCACGTCAGCATGTTCAGCAAAGGCCTGCTGGTGGCGCTAGCCCAGACCATGCCGTGGTGCTCCGTCCCCCAATGGGGCAGGTTGCTCGGAGCCTTGAAGGAGCTGATCACCTCCCGTCGCCTCCATGTGCCGTTCTCGCTGGAGTACGTGGAATTCCTGCCCCTTCTGGATTTGAGGACGTTTTCCTATGAACTCTGCCTGTCGGTCCTCATGCTCCGAGTCCTGCAGCTGCTCTGCGGATCCAGCTGTTCTGATTGGCTGACGGGAGACGGCTGGGCTCACGTTGCCAGATTATATGCCCACGCGGTGAAGGAGGTAATGAACTCGCTGAGGGCCAAATTAGCCCTACCCGCATCGGCCGCTCTGACGATCTCGCCTCAAGTACAGGACGCGCCACCGAATGTCTCCGACGTATCCTGCGCAGCAGTCAAAATGTCCCAGGACtgtttgaagtatttccgaGAAGGTGCGCAGGATGTCGAGCAAGTTCCCAGTCAGGAGGTCCTTTTCGTTCTCAGTCAGATCTTCTGTCATGTTCAACACGTCCAGGTAAGAAGCATTCACGTCGGTGATGTACCaattagggctgctcaattatgaagaaaatattcatcacaGTTATTATGGTAATAAGTGAAATCACAATTAAGACGATCTTTTATGTTTTGGtacgaaacaagaaaatgtttaaagggatacttgagtcaTCGAGCCATGTTCAGCAGtttaaaagtttatatttttgtccacaattaatttgataacttgattATCAAATTTCTTTATGATTATCTgatttcttgtacaattaataaacttaaacttttttttttttttttccctacttgttgactggagatgacatcacctgtgctgaagaagtaggtaacaaccaatcatggctcacctgttttatgggtttggtcaacaaactgagtcatgattggtcgttacatacttcctcagcacaggtgatgtcatcttcagtcaacagcaagtgaaaaaattagtattttaaggtattgcacatgaaaaataatgaagttgtcaaattcattctggacaaaataacaTATTGCAGCAGAaaatcaagtatccctttaagtgttaaaaatattaagataaaTCAAAATTCTTTGGAACACTATGATAATGCAAGTAccttttgaatgaaacaaaatttattaaattattttaaaatttaataaaggtgcaaatgtatacatttaaacaactcaaatttttttttaatgattatgctgattttgtaattgtggagtataatcattgaaattttattttgattatttgcAGAGTCCTAATACAAATACATTAGATTATTGTTGAAAATTTGCGTTATTttagtaaatacaaaaacattgcctaaagatgccacaagatggcggcaaagcacccccaccccccctatTAAATAGTGCACCTCTCGGTTtgatatacagtgatacctcggtttacgaacttaattggttcccagagagtgtgtgtaaaccgaaaagttcttcttccgaacatttatttcccataagaaaccattaaaatgagaatagtccgttcccaggtccctataaaacataattttctactaaataagccttaaaactacacaaaaatataccttatttttattatttatttttataatttttttattgtattgtattgtaattaaagaagtaaattgtactgtataataaagtcgttttattttactttgtgatggtagttcttaaggatagtagcaatggtagacttacttaattcgcgagcgtttcaccgcgtagagtgtttatggaacggttgtcgctcgttcgcactttcgtgctcaccggagcggaggtggtgtgtcccttggtgacaaggaagtggagcactttagcgagtcaacaagtgagcaccgtcaactactttcacctctttcctgggactaaacagccgtggcacgattttctccttttttgaggtacgtgatggcactttcgctttttttagtggcgcgaactccattgactacaatgcaaacgcgccgccgaatcgccgtccctcgctggtaagcattaggcttaacactagcctgtggtggggtctttttcggtcccataatagcaaaagtacactcaaaatgtctatcaaacacaaaccgcgtccgcaccaaaagaaagggggtgacgaactgggacgccgtgagcgtgcgtcagcttcttgtggccgccaccgtggtgctgttcgaccgcgtggtttggttcgtccgccgaaaagtagttcgtcagccgagactaaattttcgcgaatttaatgttcgtgaggcgaaaagttcgtgagctgaagcgttcgtgagccgaggtatcactgtactttTTACCAAATTACTAAGCAATATTTTATATCGGGCTTGTTTTTACCCtcagcataaaaacaacaaataggtGAGTTAACACAtaggttcccaaaataaaacgcactAATCAGCAAATTTTTGGAATGCCGAACTGTGAGTATGCAAGGGTTCAATGTTCTTTACTGCAGCGAATTCTTTGTTTTTCTCACTGACTCGCAATATAGATTGACGgctttcattttgttgcaaGGTGATGATGCCAGGAGGCCAGAATGAACCGCTCTTCCTGTCCAGCCTGGAGATCCTCAGTCATTACCAGGCCATCGTG
This genomic stretch from Festucalex cinctus isolate MCC-2025b chromosome 13, RoL_Fcin_1.0, whole genome shotgun sequence harbors:
- the gemin4 gene encoding gem-associated protein 4, which translates into the protein MIMDKDWAILQGSFLLAEKLCLPSSLSSLQKCDWPKVCDPVLAAVREICGEEAVVGHLKSKATSWRKQLVCAVWLKLLSKEHGEDVEEAWKESPFFLMQNSLPEVNYTLLIELLKSLSAVDIFAHVLLCLPLHQMCSELERLSEHLKSNPVGDDDVHFFLELWWQLWKDRDLQFAEGQESIEILFANQFARLTPQPASLTHHASKRLKLDSSVLSDNTDVLDILLNTLTDMKDVISKPEHCFNALSNCLDALYTTFLMDHSVVLPIEDKVEFLSKAMSIREKNGDKLSLELIQEAQRDLRASSSPSQFQASRLSLREALKSVSELTHLWQNRDLLKVCSSSPVSYAAFKLQQSVLRMLATLKQVNMTGEEEAAKNKLCRLLAEMAFPVVESLSEVRMSVAVTIISHRLQDFDDVAVLFASEKSWVACDEQWLECLEKNQAAFQWCDALTQLVSTLTSQLHGENLAVSRGRRLLKVVTAVFTALSLEDKNKTLAAVLKSSSKGFFGCSGSSALVASFEQELNMAFNCIIQGGGGAPTADGNLSTAVSLVARVAFQNPEATLRSCCHSAVVNKGAFALMSNILKQLPGLACWTENKDERDGRRNPTRLLCRCLQEVVSSKALSDNEKEQFVKFVALLMLPVATGEGEKEVLLSPQELVNTFVLPNLTLAGNNSVDLTLSLQLLHAALCVDAQEVATSSSTHWLLDCSPFPLLFVLAQMHDQALRCWDQAPEGAVHRWSMESKELLTSVLVTLAQVVSAQVEAAPSRWSRALFWLRDKMKGLDWTVYFHLKPVWGGHFKNEVPSSLLAVCDLPEQDWSGLNLPQYGHGTGLLAWMECCALSDALRSTMLSRLALDQRQSEHVSMFSKGLLVALAQTMPWCSVPQWGRLLGALKELITSRRLHVPFSLEYVEFLPLLDLRTFSYELCLSVLMLRVLQLLCGSSCSDWLTGDGWAHVARLYAHAVKEVMNSLRAKLALPASAALTISPQVQDAPPNVSDVSCAAVKMSQDCLKYFREGAQDVEQVPSQEVLFVLSQIFCHVQHVQVMMPGGQNEPLFLSSLEILSHYQAIVGTFPDSSSPLESENTKHFFCTITDNLDNKEIKSVLQQKIAQLAL